The following is a genomic window from Rhododendron vialii isolate Sample 1 chromosome 9a, ASM3025357v1.
TGCCCGGCCCAAGCCTGTCCAACGGGCAGGTTAGCCCAGCCCGAAGTTTTCATGGGCCAGGCTTgagcctatgaatttttactcggcctGCCCCATGACACCCGCTCGTAAGACCCGTCCGATAGCCCAAAAATCAGTGACCTTGGAGTATACCCATTCCTTCCTTATGCCCTTGAAGACTTAAGCATATGCAGTTTTACTGCATGCCATTTTCATCCAAATGTTCCAaggcaaaaataataataatgtttgaatgttatatatttattatttaatCATTGTCTTTTTCTGCAAACTAGGGGTgtagtatttttcaaaaaaaaaattaggggtaTAATTTTTTCACGCAAACTTTTTAAGTTTCCTTTTTCCActattcttttcaaaatttgtgtcGCCCGCCTCGTGAGCCCGCCCATGAACCCTCCCAAACTTTGACCCGTCAGCCCGGAAATTGAGCTAGCCCGTGGGCAGACTTGGGCTTCAGCTTAAGAAACACAGCCCGGcccgcaaaaagaaaaaaacccgcTCAGCCTAGCCCACGGGGCAGACTTGGGTAGTGACTTGGCAGGTTGGGCCgacccgatgatgacccttacttGATGGTGTACAGCTATGAATCTTTCAGACTCTTAGTCGTTATCGTAATCGTTTATCTTGTAGAATACGCAAAGAAACTATTGTACGTAAGAAATCAGCTTGATTGAAGATCTATAAACGCGTGTAAGGATGACAACAATGTAGTTCAGTTCGATTATTCGCAAAACCAGAACATATAAAATCCAAGACCATAACAAAAGTCACcggtttttattttatctaaaTCATAACCAAAATCACGGTGACCGGTTCACTTCGATTTTTCTGCAAAACCGATAGTCAACATTTTTAATTGAGTCAAAGACACTAATAAATATTCAAcaacaaaatatccaaaaatctCAACAAATTAACTAATGCACCGTCAAAGATACAAAATATGTACCATTGAACAAcaaattaattcaaaaatagtACCCTCATTTATTACTATTTGTCTAGTAAATACAGATAGGACCGGTAAATAGGACTAGAGCACTCCCCTCATTTATTACTATTTGTCtagttttgactttttgattttcTCAATTGTTTGAACAATTTCACAAgtcaaattgaaaaaataataatactatgAGACTACTTTGCCCttagcaatttttttgggtatcacATGAAATGGTTCTATGCATAAAGCCACCCACGTCGCTAAATAGTAGGGCTCAATACAATGCTACCCGTTTCACTTGATAGGTCTTACATAGAGCATACGATTGGCCGGGTCACGTAAGGTGCCGCATCAGGAAGAATGCAAATAGCGCTACTATGGTGTTATGATTACGCTAGAGCAGTACTGACATATCATAATTATCAGCGTCATAATTCTCTAAAGATAACAATTGTACTAATGTCAAAAAGAAAGAGgcagcataattatgaaaggtGGAAGAAAATAGTTGTACTtgttaaatgttttttttggtactcgTATCGctacaaaattaaaacaattggaaaaacaaaaagtattGCATATTTTCTTGTCATTAATTTGGATATAAGTTGCAAGTAAGAGAATCAAGTGTAAGTATCAAATTAcgaataaaaaggaaaatataaaCTTCAAAAGCTAAACAAGCCTACTTTAatgtgtgttaaaaaaaaaactcctatgTTTGAATGTAGTAGGTTAATATCAAAGGAATGCTGGGGTAATCAACATCACTTTTTTAAGagggaaaattctaaaatcaacccaatgggctgacaataatgaatgtgtgaatgtgtattaaaaattatataaagtacacaaaaatacgtattttccTTGTCTTTTAATGTGTTTATTATCAGTCCAgtgagctgacaatagcaagaccgttttaAGAGAGcttgcttttttgttttaagttatAACAAATTTACTTTAAAAGAGTTCCGAAAAGACATCTTGAAGGTGATAAATCATTGTCAAAAGCACAAGCTTTTTGCGAAGGACGAAAAGAATATGCccaattttgtacttttttctaAGTCCCGTtttgctaagatttttattttttaagcgctttattttttattttacaaaatgggtcattctctcacaatatattacCTTTAATTCACATGACTTGTTTGAGTCGGCAGAACGGAGCCTTTGTTAATGCATGGGATGATGAGTCCCCTCCGCCCATATTTCTGTTCTGaacatgtttctaactttctacTATGTCTCTTTCACTCAACATGAACATCCTTATCTTGCTTTACTTAATTGGGGATTAGTGAAAATGACTAATTGTCATTAACTTATTATCACATCAATCTCTATCCCCTCTGAAAATATTAGCAGCAAGATTAGGTTGCCGCGTCATTTTGTCGGAGatttttaatcaattttcttgtttttttcttttgttgattgtAGTGTGCTAATTAAGGGCGAGTGCAAGAGCCTAAGTCAAATCAAGAATCTCAGCGGATCGGGACAAGCTATTTTTCCTAGTCGAAACTCCAAAAATCTACCACTGCAGCCTCAATATATACAGCTCAATAGTTTTAACATTAACATTATTGTTTTATTACTTCttccccaaaaagaaaaattatttttctatcttGAGGAAATATATTTTATGCAAGAGAGGAAAATAAAAAGGACGATCAGCGGAGGCCCAGGTAAAAAGCAACTAGTCAATGCTaacttttgccgagaaaaagaTAAAACATTTTTAGACTAGTTATTTTGAATAGGATTGTTGCACTTGCTCTACGATACAGAAGGTCTGTATGTAGAGATCTGTGTTTGTAGGCTCAGATATGATTCGTCTCTATAGTGTAGTCTAGTTGTAGGGCTAACAACGAACTAAATTGCTCATATTCGCTCGTTAAAACCTCGTTTGAGATATTAGATTTGTTACGTAAACAAATCAatctcaaatttttatttatatatttattttttaagcttttaagCCAAGTTCAACTCAAGCAAGCTTGACTTGTTCAACTTATAAGGTATCAAGAATTTCAAGCTACTCAAAATCCGTTAGTGAtcagctcgttaaggctcgtttCAGATCAGCTCATTTCAAACACAAGACAAGCTCCCCTAgcatatattaaaaaattgtaacgctttcaaatcaaactttaACAATTATCTGTCCGCCAGTTCTTTGATCAACGATACATCTATTTGGGACATGTTTCTTTCCTTGTGACTTTGGTTTCTTGTGTcccagtgttttttttttccctactaTGTGggataatcaaattttgatcctGTTGAAAACCTTACCAGGGTCGAATCACAAAAATATCATATAACCATGTTACCGTAGGTTAACGCCTACCAGGGAGTATCGAATATCACATATTCGTCTATAGAGAATAATCTCACCGCACCTATGTCGAAGCTTGAGTGCTAGCGAAAACGTGCCTTGTGTTTTTTTGAAGGAAACACCCAACTAAGTTGGGTGGGTTCCGGGGTCCTAATCTTGAAGGGTACATGGGCCTCCATTTTGTATTGGATCTGACTGGGCTTCTTCTAATAATAGGCCTGGCCCAAACTCAAATCTCTTTTACTTCTTGATTTTTGTTCTCTGGATGGTAAATGGTTTCTAGACTTCccgtattttcttttcctttacttgggaaaaggaaatggaaaagaagggaaaaatagTGAAGAGGAAAATTAGAAGGAAAGTTCAGAAAAAATTGGAGGGAAAATTCAACTTGCTTTTTAAACTTTCCCTTCACTTTCTTTCCAAGtagaaaccaaacaatggagggaaaatttttaaaattttgtccacctttccatttctttcctcaagttccaaacacacctcCCTAAGCTTTAACGGCATCCCTAAGCTTTAATGGCATCAACTTCTTTAATTGATTCTCTTCTGGTTTGACCCTCCCAATTTTAAGCTGCAGCTTTCCCTCTTCCTCTCAAATCAAAAttgtaacaaaagaaaattcaagttCCCTCGTGCTATGCCTATACTACAACTTGGTTTGTCTCCGGTTCACTGATTGGCCAGAAAATAACAAAGATCGTGGCTAGTCTAGTGGACCCACTTTGATAATccaaactgtttattttttacggaTATGTGAAATATGTGGGCAATTCTAGCCACATGATTCCCTACATTAGTTTTCCACAGAATTTATTTTATGTTCTCAGAATAGGAGAAAAATTACCTGTTACCAACTTACCACGATGGGTTCAATTTGATCCTTTTCATGAACAACCCTCAGCTCCATACAGAGAGGCATAAAAGAAGCGATTGCAATCATTGAGTGGGATACACCCTTAAGCGATCAAGAAGCGATTGCAATCATTGAGTGGGAAAAAAAGGATATACTATTAAGTGATCTTGGAGCACATTCATGTACACGCACTTTGCGATGGAGTCCACACAAATGCATAGTTAGGATGAAATGGGCCCGACTCTGGAGCCGTTAATAATCACCCATTGAGCCTGTAATGGTTCACAATTCAGAACAGGACCTCTCCAGGTTTTCTACCCACCTCCTTTTGAACCGAGGCTTTTTTACTCACCTGGAATATGGCTTTTAGTAACACagacaaaaccaaaccaaaccccaCATCCCAAACAATTGGCACTAACTATACAAGACCATTTTGTTTATTAAGCTTTGTCGATGGCATCATGTTCGATAATATCCAAGAAACCTAAATTTTAGTAGCATACAAGGTACTGCAATTTTTGCACAAACCACCAGCTTCCTTAACAGTTAACACCAAGGTACTGCTAAATCCAGCATGCCAGACTTGTATGATAAGTTTCAGAACTTGAATATTAGCACTACAAATGGAAGTTTCACCAGAAATACTTGCTGTCCTCACAAGAGACTAGTAGGGCATCCATCCAAACGAAACTGGTGTTGTTGCAGCTGAAGTTTATTTGCTAGAAGCAGAAGAACTCGAAAGTATCAAAATGAAGCTTCTGAATTAtcatcaatcattttttttagcttaTTTAAAAGCTGGTTTTCCAATATACCTTTTTTTCCAGACAATGCCCAAAAAGCAAAAATAGCATATTTCATACAACAAAAGCGATACTCTaggttaaaaaaagaaaacctaatGAACTCAATATTTACATTTACATTTGCTTTCGAGTTCTCACGTAGCTTCAGGAGAGCTACAAGTATTCAGTGCACTTACTTTCTCTGACATGAAACCACCATTTGATCCAGATACTGGAGAAACTGCAGTGTGCAAAAGATCTTGCCCAGGGACAGCATACATAGGATGGGCATAGAAGAGTGGAAGAACCGACTGCCTTGGATTGGTACCTTCTCAGCtctaacaaaaaataagaattagGTAAATGAGATTGCACATATTATCCGCATAAAAAATTAACCACTGTGAAGTGAAACCAGAAAGGCACGATCGGTTGAAACTGAAGCCAACATGATTGCAAGGGTAAAAAACATATATATTGTAAAGACCATGCAAAGCTAGAATTTCACATCATACTAGCATCGCTGAGAAAAACTCAATCAGGCTCCTATAAGAGATGCTTTTTGACGTATCAAAAACAACAGCATGTAGAAACCAGACCTCCTCAAGCAGCTTGCATTGTCTTATCAAATTGTAAGGATAATGCTTGTAATTTTACCATCAGACTCATAGCATAGAGAACTGGGATGAGGTAAAATAGGGCTCGAGGAATTCCCTATTTTTCTCTTAAATTGAGAATGTCAAAATTTCAGATACCACTTTAGACGCACCGTTGGAGCTTTATCATTAGATACTACTTCCATCGAATTGGTAATTCATTCTACACCAGctcacacataaaaaaaaagaaaagaaaagaagacaatCCTAACTTCACAGCTGgtggcattttttttcttttctgtttgtttCCTCTAGGAATCATTATCTTCATTTTCATGTCAGAAACATTTGAAGCACTAGAAAATAGAGGTGAGAGGCTTGTAGAAATTGACAAACCTGCCGCCTTCTTCGGTTTTGCATCATGCAACACGAGCGGGCCATTACATAGCATGGAAGAAGAAAACCAGCAAGTTGAAGAAGGGAAACCTGAAACTCCCCAAGATTTACTTTGCTTTCCAATCACTATTTTCTTCGTATAACTTAAATATCAAGTACTGTAAAACCACTGTAAACTAACTACAAAATTGGTCTCTTAACAGATACTCAAGAAAGTTTTCGGGGAACTTATGAATGTAAATCTGTgtattctcatagaaaattttAATATGTGGCGGAAATATAAAAAGATCTTAAGAAGTTATTGAAAAGAATGGGAGAGTGTAAAGACCAAGACTTCAACAACATTCGCTACCCCAATGATGTCAGGATTCAGATCCCATAGGTTTTCTGGAAAGAGAAAATTCTGAAGATGCAGTATTTCAATATCTTTCTATATATGAAAATTAGAGTTTTGTGCATTCGTGAATATGTATGtaaaacattgaaaaaaatcTAGGACTTacattgaaaaatgttgaaGGTTCTTGTACCATCCCAAAATCTCTCGAGAGCATCAGAACTTGGCGTATAAGCAAGATAAACATTAACTGTCCACATGGCAAATCCAAGGTCTCAGTATCGCGAAGGCAAAACCACTACCTCCAAAATCTATATAAGCaggcatttgtttttttgttcttttgtgttAAGTAGCCTTTGGGTTACGTACCATGATAGCCACATAGCGGAAGCAGGCGAGGCTGCTATTGTTTGCAACAGTATATTCATCATAATCCGATTCCAATAACTGACGCTCCGCAACAGTTAAAGCCAGGAAACGAGGATCCCGGAGATCGATATGTGGCCCCCATGCTTGCCTGAAGAAAATATGAAAAGTAAATAAGAGAGGCTATCCAGGATACTTAACAGAAGGAAACCCGATTCAAGAGAAGAAATGTAactacttagagcatccacaatggaataatcaaaagttgccacatcatcttttggtggttatccatttaaggaaTTGCTAGAGTTAGCAATATAGAGGttcacaatggtacaatcaaaattgaataaccaaaacttgccacatcacctttttaacttataaaaatctagaaattgtgacatagaaaacaattttttttaaatagttttcaaactaataaaaataggttattagaaaaagagaaaatagttttttgaaaactttgattaaaaaaaaacagtttttgggaaaaagtttaaaaaaaaaacagtttttgaaaaaaaaagttttaataaaaaaactgtttcgaaacaaaattgtttaaaaaaaatttgggaaaaacagttttaataaaaaaaaagtgtaaaaaaactgtttttgcaaaaaaaataaaaactgtttttaaaagtatttttgttataaacatgttgaaaatgaaagaaagaaggtttttgtgtaatgatgatgtacTTGATTGAAGAAATGTAAacacaattaaatttgattattgacaaaaggctggtagttttgattatccaagagccaaaatttgatgagttgctaagatgtttctaagtttggttattccaatgtgagctctttttgagcaaatgttgctaaccttataaaccttataccactgtggatgctcttagagcagTCTTAGCTAATCTACAGCTAGAGATGATCAGTTCATTCACTAGTCAATTTGAGACCTATGTCATCGAAACTACATTGCAGAAGAGTCCATAGAAACATTTAAGAAATGCTATTGTTATCACCAATCTTTGTCTCTTTTTTGCGAATCATGCCACTCTATGTCCAATTGACAGACTTGAAAAGCCACTCTACATCCAATTGACAGCAGCAAATACATTTCCGCCAAGTGACTAACGGAAGTTCCTTGCTGCCAGAAACGAGGTCTATAAAACAGTAGAGTCTCAATCATGCATGCAAACTAATATCCTAGCTGATTGTTTCTCTAATAAGTAATTCCATTATGTGCATTTTTCAGTAACAATCATGATACTGCCAGTTAGAAAAATCATGAGGCTACTGGTCAAACAAAGACTAAGCTACTAGCCTCTAGGCCAAAGCTACTATATTTGCATTTGTGAACACGAAACAACCCACACTCTTTGGCATCCCAGTTCAACCCAAATTCTTTGACATCCCAGTTCAACGTAAGTCTTGAACTTAAACCTTCCTCCAATCAATTCTATGGAACACTTGTATTGCAGAAGCCACCTAAAACCATGTCTGCATCGCAAACATTCCTAACTAAGAAAGTTCTGTAGCAACTGATGACATTTGGTTGCTCTTGACTATCAGAACAACAATAGCAGTTCCCATGTAATCCCCAACCAATGTGGTGGTTAGGGGAGGACTGGAGACATATCTAACCTTTCTTATACACAAGTGGATGCTCTCAGAAAGTCTTACCACTGAAAAAGTGCCCCCCtataactccaaaaattgagGAACTCAACTGACTAACTCAGAAGTAGAAAACCAACACATCCGAAACTTGAAAATTGTCAttgatctcaatttttttttgccaaaataagTTGTATTTCCCTTCTTGAGATTTGTCGTAGTGTTAACATGAACAACAAGTGACATCAAGGCACTTGTAGCATCCAAACTCTACTGCCAATTGCCAAAAGCACAAGTTGGCTGGTAACTTACTTTCCCAGTAGCTATGATCGACCCTGGATGCAATGGAGACATATCTCAACTGAGATTGACAAAAGAGAAGGATTCACAAAGAACTAACCAAGAAGAATCATCCAGGACTATTTCACCGGACTAGGAGCCAATTCAATGAAAATGACAACCACAACCACCGGTTGACTTCTCTGTAGTAGTAAGCTATTGGGATGCATAGCTCATCAAAGTTTATAACCCTATGAAAGAGAATGGGCTACATCATTAACGCCTATACGGATTTTCTGACACGTTGTCAACCAATCAATTAGATGGTATACACAGAAAGGGAGTCAGCTAATTCCATGCTGTATACTGGGGTTTCCTTCTTTGTCACTTACAAATGTCTACTTTATCGAggagcagtgttctaaaaatcgcatttaatcgccgattaatgggcgattaatcggtTTTATGGCCTCTCCGATCAGATTAATGCTTGGGCGTTTGAATTAGGCGGTCTGGAGATTAATCGGGATTCGGCGGCTATTATTCGCCcattaatcgcccattaattGGCAATTAAACGGTGATTAATCGGTTAATCGATTAAACGGCGATTTTGAGTGTGAGTCTGATGGAGACGAAGTTATGGATGGatatggagaagaagaggagtaaTTGACTAATAATTCcgtacttggtttcatttggaTTGAACGTTGCACTTTGTAATTGACTGGTAATTTCGTACTTGGTTAGTTATTTGGTAGTACCAAGTTTCTATGTCTCTATATTTGAATTGTAGAGAATTGTTAACATTTAGAAGTGTTAACATTGAGTATCCAATAGCCAAAGCGAactaggaaattttttgggagagaagatatatcacatcaacTAGGAAATCTGTAATTATTAATGGTAGGGAGGTTgcagaatatttttaaaaaaaaaaaaaaacccaactaattgctaaaaggcgattaatgGCCGATTAAAAGGTCTCGAAGGTTGAAGGTGGTTGGCCGCCCACCTAGCGCCGAGtgctttttagaacattgtcgAGGAGAACAGTTCTTATGCTCCATTTTGTTGCAGagtggaggaaaagaaaaatgaaatatgCAGTTTCACATATGTATGGAACAAGGACTATTGAGATGGATTTCTACTCGTTTTTCTTTCCACTGTCTGCCATCAACCAAAAAGAGCACGATTTTAAGTAAATGATGACTCTCAATAGCAATTCCACTAGAGACCTTGAAGTGCAAAGCTAAATTCACCAAAGAATCAAGACACACGAATTTTATGAGTAGATTTCAACCACAAAGATACAAGTATGATGTAGCCTTCAGCCGTTACCTGATATCAATGGCGATAACCTCAGGATTGCCTCTTGGCGGTGGAACAATATAATTTGGTGAATAGACCTATAAAGAGATTGAACCAACACATTACTAGTCAGTTCCACGGACTTGACATATACGTACTTTAAGAAAAGAAATACAGAAGCTACAAATTCAAACCTGATAGCAAATTTCACAGGTGATATCGCCTTTCTTGTTGCACCATCTCTGAATGCACTTCCGATGAGCAAACTACATTGCATACTAGAGAAAATCAGAAGACATTCATAAATCTCCAACCTAAGTAAATTATGCGACTATATGTTATAAGTGGCAAGATAAAAGTTTGAGACAGAATTAGTTACAAGTTTATACAGAAAATCCGAACTGCAGAAGGCAATTGTAGCAAAACAACAATAGGAACACTTTAGTAGTGTTTTACCCAGTCGCATTGACTTAAAATTCAAATGGAATTAAAAGGTAGATTAGTTAataaaatggggaaaaaaacgAATAATCGCAGTAACTTGATAGAAATCTATAACAcgagaagaaaaacaagaagacTTTAAAACAGTGAGcaatgaaacaaaatataaaataaaaatgactgTGCACCATATGCTGGAAACCAGACAGAGGACCGCAGATAGACCAACTCAGCAACATCCTCATACCAGAATGAGCAAATGATTAATGCTTCACAGAGTACAAGAGAAGTTGTCCCAGCAAACCCATATATAACCAAGGGGAGAAGAAAGCCGAGATAAACCTTTTGCAATCATCATAAGCATACTTGGATAATAACAGTAAAATGCTTTGTAAAGAGATGCCCGGAGTCCGGACTCCACACACAAATCCGGACACGGATGTGTTCGCACCCACCCGATGTGTGTGGTTCCTACCTGCGTCATAGGGACCCATGTGCATCAGACGGCTCCAAAAACATTTGTGACCCGGTTATGTCCGGATATCACACGGTTTATAAACATATTCCAATACTATGTCCAATTTTCAAACAGCAACAAGCCAGTAGAAGGCTTGTTAACATCACTATGAAGAATATGCCAAAAAGCCCTGCCGGCATGAAAAAAGAGCAATAAGAAGCAAAATGGATCAATTGGAATATGCCGGAAAAACGGACCAAATCGAAAGCACAGGCATGGAGATATTGCATCTTGGTAAATAAAACTCCAACAATGAAATGAAGTTATTTATGCAACCACATTCAAAGCAGCAAGAAAAAATCAGAACGTTACACAATGATTGATCTTATAGGATAATCCACatcaaatttgaaaagtaaTGGCTTTACACAAAAACCTAATTTGAAGGCTAAAACAATCTCTAATCAGTCAAGGGAGAGAAATGTGGACGATCAAAGTAACAAAAGAATGAGATGAAAATGAATCCGAAATAACCTGGCCCGAACGGctgattataaaaaaagaaaaaagaacccGCAAAAATGGAGAAGACTCAGAAAAgttcaagaaaaattaaaaaaataaatttaaaaaatcgaGAACATGAACCCTAAAGCAAATTCAAAAAGGGGAAATAGCATGGAATCAAGAGATGAAACTCACATTTCGTAGAAGAAACGTTTACTTCAAATTAGTCCTTcagttattgattcgtttctATTCCCAAAAATACACGAGAAAATACAGAGAATATTCAAACATTCAAAGAATCCAATAACTGCACAAACCCACAAAGACCCACATTGAAaaaccagcaaaaaaaataatttaaaatcaGTCCTCGAAGACGacgaaacacatttttcaagCAAACCAGTACGATAGACATGTGAAATACAGAattaaaaatgaagaaaaagataaaaccCAGAAAAATTACCTGATAGTTTCCGACAcgtacatataaaaaaaaaaaacaaacaaacggagagagagcgagagagagagagagagagagagagagagagagagagagtattcatACTTTGAACAAatgcacaaacaaacaaaaacccaCATGGAAAAACCAACATAAGAAATCAAAAATCAGGACCTGAAAGGCATCAAAAACACATTTTCCAACAAAACCCACGACAAATTcgacaaatgtgaaaaaaagacgaaaaatttatgcaaaaataagagagaaaaaacC
Proteins encoded in this region:
- the LOC131300708 gene encoding uncharacterized protein LOC131300708, with the protein product MVDEFMICIDRLIASACLESVNERERLLGGGDDEVVTQNNLPSVTSNGKNKNSGGEGCSKIVRECRICQEEDEEHEMEAPCACNGTLKFAHRKCIQRWCNKKGDITCEICYQVYSPNYIVPPPRGNPEVIAIDIRQAWGPHIDLRDPRFLALTVAERQLLESDYDEYTVANNSSLACFRYVAIMLMFILLIRQVLMLSRDFGMVQEPSTFFNVSLLQLAGFLLPCYVMARSCCMMQNRRRRQS